The Candidatus Brocadiaceae bacterium genome has a segment encoding these proteins:
- a CDS encoding TIM barrel protein, translating to METPMRIKQSFCYPCFKTPEMTLDQLCAEAAGIGLAGIELWWPGDDFDELVAAADRHGLAIASMCGHGTLAKGLNDPDEHERIEGEVRESLEIAARLRIPGLVCFSGNRNQGQSEEDALEATVAGLRRLAPHAERAGVNLNMELLNSRVDHAGYQCDHTAWGAAVCERVGSPSAKLLYDVYHMQVMEGDVIRTIRDNIRWIGHFHTAGNPGRRDLDDDQELNYAAICRAIAQTGYDGYVAHEFAPKADRIEGLRRAFAICDQEG from the coding sequence ATGGAGACGCCGATGCGCATCAAGCAGTCGTTCTGCTACCCGTGCTTCAAAACGCCTGAGATGACGCTGGATCAGCTCTGCGCCGAGGCCGCCGGCATCGGCTTGGCCGGGATCGAACTGTGGTGGCCCGGCGACGACTTCGACGAACTTGTCGCCGCGGCAGATCGCCACGGGCTGGCCATCGCCAGCATGTGCGGGCACGGCACTCTTGCGAAGGGGCTGAATGATCCTGACGAGCATGAACGCATCGAGGGCGAGGTGCGGGAGTCGCTGGAGATAGCCGCGCGGCTGCGTATCCCGGGATTGGTCTGCTTCAGCGGCAACCGCAACCAGGGCCAGAGCGAGGAGGACGCCCTCGAGGCGACCGTCGCCGGGCTCCGCCGCCTGGCGCCCCACGCCGAGCGGGCCGGCGTCAATCTGAACATGGAACTGCTCAACTCCAGGGTCGATCACGCCGGCTACCAGTGCGACCATACCGCCTGGGGCGCCGCCGTCTGCGAACGTGTCGGAAGTCCTTCCGCAAAGCTGCTCTACGACGTCTACCACATGCAGGTCATGGAAGGCGACGTGATCCGCACGATCCGCGACAACATCCGCTGGATCGGCCACTTCCACACGGCGGGCAACCCCGGCCGGCGCGACCTGGACGACGATCAGGAGCTGAACTACGCGGCCATCTGCCGTGCCATCGCACAGACGGGCTACGACGGCTACGTCGCCCATGAGTTCGCGCCGAAGGCCGACCGCATCGAGGGCCTCCGGCGCGCGTTCGCAATCTGCGATCAGGAGGGCTGA